In Arsenicicoccus sp. oral taxon 190, the following are encoded in one genomic region:
- a CDS encoding alpha/beta fold hydrolase: MFRPVMDAYRSPAGRSAVQRWCSAALDRWTVPHRTLRLDVPLGDGSVATHVTVVGEGAPRYLWLPGTASSATSSLTALEVLSRHGTVWALDLPGQPGLSQPERPRHDLTVWYSTWLEAVLDEIATLPGSGDVTLVGSSLGAAVALSADRPAVTARFLLAPGGLLPVSTSPSLVRDHTRWSLHASPASARALMRHLVAPGEPVSDCAVEWLTLVGRACKTIRSPRPLPQHYLDRIDGAPLRVVVGEDDKLVPPTPLTSSVARRTSARVTVLEGCGHLIPSDRWEQVFRVLPA; encoded by the coding sequence GTGTTCCGCCCCGTGATGGACGCCTACCGCTCCCCGGCCGGCCGGTCCGCCGTGCAGCGGTGGTGCTCCGCGGCGCTGGACCGCTGGACGGTGCCGCATCGGACGCTGCGCCTGGACGTCCCCCTCGGCGACGGCAGCGTCGCCACCCACGTCACCGTGGTCGGCGAGGGCGCCCCGCGCTACCTCTGGCTCCCCGGCACGGCCTCCAGCGCGACCAGCTCGCTGACCGCCCTGGAGGTGCTGTCCCGCCACGGGACCGTGTGGGCGCTGGACCTGCCCGGGCAGCCCGGGCTGTCCCAGCCGGAGCGGCCCCGGCACGACCTCACGGTGTGGTACTCCACCTGGCTGGAGGCGGTCCTCGACGAGATCGCGACGCTGCCCGGCAGCGGCGACGTGACGCTCGTCGGGTCCTCCCTCGGCGCGGCCGTGGCGCTCAGCGCCGACCGGCCCGCCGTGACCGCGAGGTTCCTGCTCGCCCCCGGCGGCCTGCTGCCGGTCAGCACGTCCCCGAGCCTGGTGCGCGACCACACCCGGTGGTCGCTGCACGCCTCCCCCGCGAGCGCCCGCGCCCTGATGCGGCACCTCGTCGCCCCGGGCGAGCCGGTCTCGGACTGCGCGGTCGAGTGGCTGACCCTCGTGGGGCGGGCCTGCAAGACCATCCGCTCCCCCCGGCCGCTGCCGCAGCACTACCTGGACCGCATCGACGGCGCCCCGCTGCGCGTGGTCGTCGGCGAGGACGACAAGCTGGTGCCGCCGACCCCGCTCACGTCGTCGGTGGCGCGCCGCACCAGCGCCCGGGTGACCGTCCTGGAGGGCTGCGGGCACCTGATCCCCTCCGACCGGTGGGAGCAGGTCTTCCGGGTCCTGCCCGCCTGA
- a CDS encoding hemerythrin domain-containing protein has protein sequence MTTVAEQDTTTAPGLREDNHALLATVESTVGALIGAIGQADAQAFGQAHADLATWCQFELIPSAVAKEQVLYPLAAGVAESSLLVQALVADHRVVAALVDAVNAAQDAAQLAGDAQALRVLLRAHLAKEDQLLLPVLQQQPGFPEAYAETRAAADRLAEDYAANVAADVEAAHARPSSCGSGGGCGGCGGGGGCGSHDDDRSEAQRAADKAAVTVTKVD, from the coding sequence ATGACCACCGTTGCCGAGCAGGACACCACCACCGCCCCCGGGCTGCGCGAGGACAACCACGCGCTGCTCGCCACCGTCGAGTCGACCGTGGGTGCCCTGATCGGGGCGATCGGGCAGGCCGACGCGCAGGCCTTCGGCCAGGCGCACGCGGACCTGGCGACCTGGTGCCAGTTCGAGCTGATCCCGAGCGCGGTCGCCAAGGAGCAGGTCCTCTACCCGCTGGCCGCCGGCGTGGCCGAGTCGTCGCTGCTCGTGCAGGCGCTCGTCGCCGACCACCGGGTCGTCGCCGCTCTCGTCGACGCCGTCAACGCCGCCCAGGACGCCGCGCAGCTGGCCGGCGACGCGCAGGCGCTGCGGGTGCTGCTGCGCGCGCACCTCGCCAAGGAGGACCAGCTCCTCCTGCCCGTCCTGCAGCAGCAGCCCGGCTTCCCCGAGGCGTATGCCGAGACCCGCGCCGCCGCCGACCGGCTGGCCGAGGACTACGCCGCCAACGTGGCCGCGGACGTGGAGGCGGCCCACGCGCGCCCGAGCAGCTGCGGCAGCGGTGGTGGGTGCGGCGGCTGTGGCGGAGGCGGCGGCTGCGGCTCGCACGACGACGACCGCAGCGAGGCCCAGCGGGCGGCCGACAAGGCGGCCGTCACGGTCACGAAGGTCGACTGA
- a CDS encoding AMP-dependent synthetase/ligase, which produces MPHPTTSRRAAPRFAEDHLARLYARVMVEHADRPATRVLDDESLTWTYAQLASRVRALAETLVRHGVTSGDRVAILSPNTPQWSVVDLAALAVGAVVVPVYPTSTPEQARHVLAHSGAVAVFVGDEPLLELVRGIRDELPDLRLVGCVADVAGDDLLGRWSDLVTPADDSAYGSPGDPAHGAADDAAAEVDRRTAAGRPDDLATIIYTSGTTGVPKGVALSHATLLHQLHAVDAFFGFGPHDQSLAFLPLSHALERAWTFFVLSHGALNTYVRDPRTVADQLVRARPTALVAVPKLYETVYAVAHAMAAKSPVRQRIFDWAIGVGTEVGRRRLAGEEPSRSLRLRLRLADRLVLHNIRDAVGGLKSVLAAGGAPLRREVEEFFWAGGLLVCQGYGMTETGPLMTFNCPAAVRFGTVGRVIQDGELRVGEKGELLYRGPNLMSGYWRDEEATAQALADGWLRTGDVGEVDEDGFVTVTDRLKDLIVTLQGKNIAPAPIEGRIAEHPAVEHAVVIGDRRPCLVALVRLADGAAGELDDVRRHVEEINAGLPSQERIRAVEALDVEPTIESGLLTPTLKVRRRALEERCADQLDRLYAEVAARRADARPS; this is translated from the coding sequence ATGCCCCACCCCACCACGAGCCGCAGGGCCGCGCCCCGCTTCGCCGAGGACCACCTGGCCCGCCTCTACGCCCGGGTGATGGTCGAGCACGCCGACCGGCCCGCGACGCGGGTGCTCGACGACGAGTCGCTGACCTGGACCTACGCGCAGCTGGCGAGCCGCGTGCGCGCGCTCGCCGAGACGCTGGTCCGGCACGGGGTGACCTCCGGCGACCGGGTCGCGATCCTCTCCCCCAACACGCCGCAGTGGAGCGTGGTGGACCTCGCCGCGCTGGCGGTCGGCGCCGTCGTGGTGCCCGTCTACCCCACGTCGACCCCCGAGCAGGCGCGCCACGTGCTCGCCCACAGCGGCGCGGTGGCGGTCTTCGTGGGCGACGAGCCCCTGCTGGAGCTGGTGCGCGGCATCCGGGACGAGCTGCCCGACCTGCGGCTGGTCGGCTGCGTCGCGGACGTGGCGGGCGACGACCTCCTCGGCCGCTGGAGCGACCTGGTCACCCCGGCCGACGACTCGGCATACGGCTCTCCCGGCGACCCGGCGCACGGCGCTGCGGACGATGCGGCCGCCGAGGTCGACCGCCGCACCGCCGCCGGCCGGCCCGACGACCTCGCCACGATCATCTACACCTCCGGGACCACCGGTGTCCCCAAGGGGGTGGCGCTGTCCCACGCCACGCTGCTGCACCAGCTCCACGCGGTGGACGCGTTCTTCGGCTTCGGCCCGCACGACCAGAGCCTGGCCTTCCTGCCGCTGTCGCACGCGCTGGAGCGAGCCTGGACCTTCTTCGTGCTGTCCCACGGCGCCCTCAACACCTACGTGCGCGACCCGCGCACCGTGGCCGACCAGCTGGTGCGGGCGCGGCCAACGGCCCTGGTCGCGGTCCCCAAGCTCTACGAGACCGTCTACGCGGTCGCGCACGCCATGGCCGCGAAGTCGCCGGTGCGGCAGCGGATCTTCGACTGGGCGATCGGCGTCGGCACCGAGGTGGGTCGGCGCCGCCTGGCCGGCGAGGAGCCTTCCCGCTCGCTGCGGCTCCGGCTGCGCCTCGCCGACCGGCTCGTGCTGCACAACATCCGCGACGCCGTCGGCGGCCTCAAGTCGGTCCTGGCCGCCGGGGGCGCGCCGCTGCGCCGGGAGGTCGAGGAGTTCTTCTGGGCCGGCGGGCTGCTCGTCTGCCAGGGCTACGGCATGACCGAGACCGGCCCGCTGATGACCTTCAACTGCCCGGCGGCGGTGCGGTTCGGGACTGTGGGCCGCGTCATCCAGGACGGCGAGCTGCGCGTTGGCGAGAAGGGCGAGCTGCTCTACCGCGGCCCCAACCTGATGTCCGGCTACTGGCGCGACGAGGAGGCCACGGCCCAGGCGCTCGCGGACGGCTGGCTGCGCACCGGCGACGTGGGCGAGGTCGACGAGGACGGGTTCGTGACGGTCACCGACCGGTTGAAGGACCTGATCGTCACGCTGCAGGGCAAGAACATCGCCCCCGCCCCCATCGAGGGACGCATCGCCGAGCACCCGGCCGTCGAGCACGCCGTGGTCATCGGTGACCGGCGCCCCTGCCTCGTGGCCCTCGTGCGGCTCGCCGACGGCGCGGCCGGCGAGCTGGACGACGTGCGCCGCCACGTCGAGGAGATCAACGCGGGTCTGCCCTCTCAGGAACGCATCCGGGCCGTCGAGGCCCTGGACGTGGAGCCCACCATCGAGTCGGGGCTGCTGACCCCGACGCTCAAGGTGCGTCGACGTGCGCTGGAGGAGCGCTGCGCCGACCAGCTGGACCGGCTGTATGCCGAGGTGGCTGCCCGCCGGGCCGACGCGCGCCCGTCGTGA
- a CDS encoding DUF6541 family protein, whose product MSLLLQLVPGLVLLLAAGVPRWTAVAAAPAASAGVLGAAVTWTTLGGVAWGPLPVLVTLLPLGLLALLTRRVVQARLRSQPVPRAADPPGPAASRLGPAGRSVLTVASVVAAVGASWWVLLPGVPRPDALQQSHDAGFHVNALARVLATGDAGWYSVGATSSPSSATTFYPSGLHAHAALVAQLTGAHPVVVLNVVTLVLAAVVWPLGMVLAIRLLTGDLVATVAAVGLVPVTLVFPTLLLHFGVLWSNAAAVALAPGLLALMALLLDRRHRLVSRIGWLWSTGAAALGLGLVHPAGLLSVLLVVAPLVVTAGWSEGSQLLRRHPGGRRRALAVGAGAAAVLAVLLVLLARSRPVQGLLHNRTRSVTDTGQAVQEILTVGTHLTPGWLALALLALCGAVAGVRRGRGWLVVSALLVGACYVIAASVSGGWLAIVTALWDREPYRVAAPIAIPVLLLAATGAAALVRLGDRWIPVPGKRSGRWVVAVLVAALVLQGWPSATASARRLVGRNYGDQQWWRTVVSQREGRLYADVLGARPDGLGVIGDPFGGGQWAGVLGGHPGVITHFGGVWAGDRDLLRRHLREMSPAVCAAVQRLHVGYVVEDTDRVWDNDPRYPAFAGLRELSDVAGLERIGRDGTVSIYRITGCGAVR is encoded by the coding sequence GTGTCGCTCCTCCTGCAGCTCGTGCCGGGGCTCGTGCTGCTCCTCGCCGCCGGCGTCCCTCGTTGGACGGCGGTGGCGGCCGCGCCCGCCGCCTCCGCGGGTGTGCTCGGCGCCGCCGTCACCTGGACCACCCTCGGCGGCGTGGCGTGGGGCCCGCTGCCGGTGCTCGTCACGCTGCTGCCGCTGGGGCTGCTCGCCCTGCTCACCCGCCGCGTGGTGCAGGCGCGGCTCCGCTCGCAACCGGTGCCCCGCGCCGCTGACCCACCCGGACCGGCCGCGTCGCGGCTCGGTCCGGCGGGCCGGTCGGTCCTCACCGTCGCCTCGGTCGTCGCTGCGGTCGGCGCGTCCTGGTGGGTGCTGCTGCCGGGGGTGCCGCGGCCCGACGCGCTGCAGCAGTCCCACGACGCGGGCTTCCACGTCAACGCGCTCGCCCGGGTCCTCGCGACCGGCGACGCCGGGTGGTACTCCGTCGGCGCCACCTCCTCGCCGTCGTCGGCCACCACGTTCTACCCGAGCGGCCTGCACGCCCACGCCGCCCTCGTCGCGCAGCTCACCGGGGCGCACCCGGTCGTCGTGCTCAACGTGGTCACGCTGGTGCTGGCCGCGGTGGTCTGGCCCCTCGGGATGGTGCTCGCCATACGGCTGCTGACCGGGGACCTGGTCGCCACCGTCGCCGCGGTGGGGCTGGTGCCGGTGACGCTGGTCTTCCCGACGCTGCTGCTGCACTTCGGGGTGCTGTGGTCCAACGCCGCCGCCGTGGCCCTCGCCCCCGGCCTGCTGGCGCTGATGGCGCTGCTGCTGGACCGGCGGCACCGCCTCGTGTCGCGCATCGGTTGGCTCTGGTCCACGGGGGCGGCCGCGCTCGGGCTCGGGCTGGTGCACCCCGCCGGGCTGCTCAGCGTGCTGCTCGTCGTCGCGCCGCTGGTCGTCACGGCCGGGTGGTCCGAGGGATCGCAGCTGCTGCGGCGTCACCCCGGGGGGCGGCGACGCGCGCTCGCCGTCGGCGCCGGTGCCGCAGCGGTGCTCGCCGTGCTGCTCGTGCTGCTCGCGAGGTCCAGGCCGGTGCAGGGGCTGCTGCACAACCGGACGCGGTCCGTCACCGACACGGGGCAGGCGGTCCAGGAGATCCTCACGGTCGGCACCCACCTCACCCCGGGGTGGCTGGCGCTGGCGCTGCTCGCGCTGTGCGGCGCCGTGGCCGGGGTGCGCCGCGGCCGCGGCTGGCTGGTCGTCTCCGCCCTGCTCGTGGGGGCCTGCTACGTCATCGCGGCCTCGGTGTCCGGGGGCTGGCTCGCGATCGTCACCGCCCTGTGGGACCGCGAGCCCTACCGGGTCGCCGCCCCCATCGCGATCCCGGTCCTGCTGCTCGCGGCGACGGGGGCGGCTGCCCTGGTCCGGCTGGGCGACCGGTGGATCCCGGTGCCGGGCAAGAGGTCCGGCCGCTGGGTGGTCGCGGTGCTCGTCGCGGCGCTGGTGCTGCAGGGCTGGCCCTCTGCGACCGCGTCGGCGCGGCGCCTGGTCGGACGCAACTACGGCGACCAGCAGTGGTGGCGCACGGTCGTCTCGCAGCGCGAGGGCCGGCTCTACGCCGACGTGCTCGGTGCCCGCCCGGACGGCCTGGGGGTCATCGGCGACCCCTTCGGGGGCGGGCAGTGGGCCGGGGTGCTCGGCGGGCACCCCGGCGTCATCACCCACTTCGGCGGGGTGTGGGCGGGCGACCGCGACCTGCTGCGCCGCCACCTGCGCGAGATGAGCCCCGCCGTGTGCGCGGCGGTGCAGCGGCTGCACGTCGGCTACGTCGTCGAGGACACCGACCGGGTCTGGGACAACGACCCCCGCTATCCCGCCTTCGCCGGGCTGCGGGAGCTGTCGGACGTGGCCGGCCTCGAGCGGATCGGGCGCGACGGGACGGTGAGCATCTACCGCATCACCGGGTGCGGCGCGGTCCGGTGA
- a CDS encoding glutamine synthetase family protein gives MADALTAHELVRATGKPAAELTKADIIAFVESHGITMLNFRYVAGDGRLKKLNIVITSREHLDRVLTLGERVDGSSLFPFVSASASDLYVVPRYRTAFVNPFADEPTLDLLCSFYDVDGAPLASAPEQVLRRAQAYLEETTGARLEALGELEYYLFSEVDSIYPIVEQRGYHEAHPYSKWGNVRRETMAHLARMGCQIKYGHAEVGNIVADGQEMVQHEIEFLPVPVQDAADQLVLGKWVLREVAYRHGLQVSFAPKIVVGQAGSGMHFHTRLSRDGRYVFADADGLTEDAHRVIAGYLQRAASLTAWGNTVPTSYLRLVPHQEAPTAICWGDRNRSVLVRVPLGWRGIGDRMVRDANPLEAPQDIDATDSQTIEIRSPDGSAHVHLLLAGLAVAARTGLLGEDSLEVARRGYAAQDASRDPHLPQLPSSCARSAEALLADRAHYEAGGVFPPGLVDAQAAMLRGYHDDQLSERLFGNADALAQLVAEHLHCG, from the coding sequence ATGGCCGACGCCCTCACCGCCCACGAGCTGGTCCGCGCGACCGGCAAGCCCGCCGCCGAGCTCACCAAGGCCGACATCATCGCGTTCGTGGAGAGCCACGGCATCACGATGCTCAACTTCCGCTACGTCGCGGGGGACGGGCGGCTCAAGAAGCTCAACATCGTCATCACCTCCCGGGAGCACCTCGACCGGGTGCTGACGCTGGGGGAGCGGGTCGACGGGTCGAGCCTGTTCCCGTTCGTGAGCGCCAGCGCGTCGGACCTGTATGTCGTGCCCCGCTACCGCACCGCCTTCGTCAACCCCTTCGCCGACGAGCCCACGCTGGACCTGCTCTGCTCCTTCTACGACGTCGACGGGGCGCCGCTCGCGTCGGCGCCCGAGCAGGTGCTGCGGCGCGCGCAGGCCTACCTCGAGGAGACCACCGGCGCCCGGCTCGAGGCCCTCGGCGAGCTGGAGTACTACCTCTTCAGCGAGGTGGACTCGATCTACCCGATCGTGGAGCAGCGCGGCTACCACGAGGCGCACCCCTACTCGAAGTGGGGGAACGTGCGGCGGGAGACCATGGCCCACCTCGCCCGGATGGGCTGCCAGATCAAGTACGGCCACGCCGAGGTCGGCAACATCGTCGCCGACGGTCAGGAGATGGTGCAGCACGAGATCGAGTTCCTGCCGGTGCCGGTCCAGGACGCGGCCGACCAGCTGGTCCTCGGCAAGTGGGTGCTGCGGGAGGTGGCCTACCGGCACGGGCTGCAGGTCAGCTTCGCGCCGAAGATCGTCGTCGGGCAGGCCGGCTCCGGGATGCACTTCCACACCCGCCTGTCCCGGGACGGGCGCTACGTCTTCGCCGACGCCGACGGGCTGACCGAGGACGCCCACCGGGTCATCGCCGGCTACCTGCAGCGCGCCGCGTCGCTGACCGCCTGGGGCAACACGGTGCCCACGTCCTACCTGCGGCTGGTGCCGCACCAGGAGGCGCCCACCGCGATCTGCTGGGGCGACCGCAACCGGTCGGTGCTGGTCCGCGTCCCGCTCGGCTGGCGCGGCATCGGCGACCGCATGGTCCGCGACGCCAACCCCCTGGAGGCTCCCCAGGACATCGACGCCACCGACAGCCAGACCATCGAGATCCGCTCGCCCGACGGGAGCGCCCACGTGCACCTGCTCCTCGCCGGGCTCGCCGTCGCCGCCCGGACCGGCCTGCTGGGCGAGGACTCGCTGGAGGTGGCGCGGCGCGGCTACGCCGCCCAGGACGCCTCCCGCGACCCGCACCTGCCGCAGCTGCCCAGCTCGTGCGCCCGGTCCGCCGAGGCGCTGCTGGCTGACCGCGCCCACTACGAGGCGGGCGGGGTGTTCCCACCCGGCCTGGTCGACGCGCAGGCGGCGATGCTGCGTGGCTATCACGACGACCAGCTGTCGGAGCGGCTCTTCGGCAACGCCGACGCGCTGGCCCAGCTGGTCGCCGAGCACCTGCACTGCGGCTGA
- a CDS encoding ABC transporter ATP-binding protein codes for MTTPPAVSVVDVTRDYPRPRRRLLGPAPVVPALRGVSLDVAPGEKLGIVGESGCGKSTLLRIMAGLDRATSGSVSVDGTDITRAGDRQLAWLRRRLQVVFQDPMSSLDPRHRVGTIVTEPLDALGIPGDRTRRVAELLTSVGLDPSAASRYPHQFSGGQRQRIAIARALAPSPGILLADEPVSALDVSVRAQVLEVIESLVQELALTLVFVSHDLSVVRHVCTRVVVMHAGQVVEAGPTEQVYRHPAEDYTRRLVAAVPTVRRALAGTTAADLASPHGTSPHGTSPREA; via the coding sequence ATGACGACCCCGCCCGCCGTCTCCGTCGTCGACGTCACGCGCGACTACCCGCGCCCCCGCCGCCGGTTGCTCGGCCCCGCCCCCGTCGTGCCGGCGCTGCGCGGGGTGTCCCTCGACGTCGCGCCCGGCGAGAAGCTCGGGATCGTCGGGGAGTCCGGCTGCGGCAAGTCCACGCTGCTGCGGATCATGGCGGGGCTGGACCGCGCCACCTCCGGCTCGGTCAGCGTCGACGGGACGGACATCACCCGCGCCGGCGACCGGCAGCTCGCGTGGCTGCGCCGACGCCTGCAGGTCGTCTTCCAGGACCCCATGAGCTCGCTGGACCCGCGCCACCGGGTCGGCACCATCGTCACCGAACCCCTGGACGCCCTCGGGATCCCCGGCGACCGCACCCGACGGGTGGCCGAGCTGCTGACCTCCGTGGGCCTGGACCCGTCGGCGGCGTCCCGCTACCCGCACCAGTTCTCCGGCGGGCAGCGGCAACGCATCGCGATCGCCCGGGCCCTCGCCCCCTCCCCGGGCATCCTGCTCGCCGACGAACCCGTCTCCGCGCTCGACGTGTCGGTGCGCGCCCAGGTGCTCGAGGTCATCGAGTCCCTCGTGCAGGAGCTGGCGCTGACGCTCGTCTTCGTCTCCCACGACCTGTCCGTCGTGCGCCACGTGTGCACCCGCGTCGTCGTGATGCACGCCGGGCAGGTCGTCGAGGCCGGACCCACCGAGCAGGTCTACCGCCACCCCGCCGAGGACTACACCCGGCGCCTCGTCGCGGCCGTCCCGACGGTGCGCCGGGCGCTCGCCGGCACCACGGCGGCCGACCTCGCGTCCCCGCACGGGACATCCCCGCACGGGACATCCCCGCGCGAGGCGTGA
- a CDS encoding helix-turn-helix transcriptional regulator, producing the protein MSISPAPDQRVDGAHATGQGPHPAPESTEPQVLTSARQSVLRVLRRHAAPMTVDETARECRLHNNTVRTHLDALVEAGFARRFRAPITGRGRPAWCYEATVAGTEAGSEYAALAVALADQVGELPEARSIAHAAGVAWGRSLQRDSPVRQVEHQQGPRDRLREGLDQMGFAPEDETDHGGRPSGDALVLRQCPMLDAAQRVPHVVCTVHQGLAAALVESAGGDPGSVQVEPFSVPGGCRVVLAADATEPDPRRDPRD; encoded by the coding sequence GTGTCCATCTCGCCCGCTCCCGACCAGCGCGTGGATGGTGCCCACGCCACGGGGCAGGGCCCGCACCCGGCCCCCGAGAGCACCGAGCCGCAGGTCCTGACGTCCGCGCGCCAGTCGGTGCTGCGCGTCCTGCGCCGCCACGCCGCCCCGATGACCGTCGACGAGACGGCCCGGGAGTGCCGGCTGCACAACAACACCGTGCGCACCCACCTGGACGCCCTGGTCGAGGCCGGCTTCGCCCGGCGGTTCCGGGCACCCATCACCGGCCGGGGGCGGCCGGCCTGGTGCTACGAGGCGACCGTGGCCGGCACCGAGGCCGGGTCGGAGTATGCCGCCCTCGCCGTCGCCCTGGCCGACCAGGTCGGGGAGCTCCCCGAGGCACGCTCCATCGCCCACGCCGCCGGCGTCGCATGGGGGCGCTCGCTGCAGCGGGACAGCCCGGTCCGGCAGGTGGAGCACCAGCAGGGACCGCGGGACCGGCTCCGCGAGGGCCTGGACCAGATGGGTTTCGCCCCCGAGGACGAGACCGACCACGGGGGGCGGCCGAGCGGGGACGCGCTCGTGCTGCGCCAGTGCCCGATGCTCGACGCGGCGCAGCGCGTGCCGCACGTCGTGTGCACCGTGCACCAGGGGCTCGCCGCCGCGCTCGTCGAGTCCGCCGGGGGCGACCCGGGCAGCGTGCAGGTCGAGCCGTTCTCCGTGCCGGGGGGTTGCCGGGTGGTCCTCGCCGCCGACGCGACCGAGCCCGACCCGCGCCGCGACCCGCGCGACTGA
- a CDS encoding AMP-dependent synthetase/ligase, producing MTDHLCDHLLSRAADRPDATALRDLATETAQEWTYADLTAQVGQVCHALIACGLHPGDAVAIVSDNRAEWLIAELGILAASGVVVHLGPATPTEELAIILRETEARVAFVSGGVLVDQLTRVTGRLPSLRVVISFDEGPGVSPLLDDQAVLAMGSAVDELGVEVGTHGTFSWPRLLAAPFDIATAAEAQRRRDAWGPDDIAFIDYTVGGAGELRGVVLTHRSTLLTVRAIAEAFRVEDPLHEVATLPLHHGLQHGSSVLALMSGGSVTLVRDLETVGTALRQVRPTLLMTTMPVLRRLVEEATRRAAAHLPLGSSLVPWCLDAVRRDGLRGAQTRSPSPADRVRTAVAQSVLGRHVAEHLGGPKDVFVVAGTGALPELLHLLELAGLPPHRGWSTLESGALATTNAPGAIRAGSVGRPLGSLEVAIDPDGQVLLRGAGIMRGYFGLPAVTQRVLADGWLHTGQIGRLDADGYLHLTSRLDDMIVTDSLRYVAPQLVESRLRGLPVVADVVVVGHGRPCLAAIVEPDLELARHIRVVGGDPSPASPEELVTDPLVVRAVGDAVRLANSTLSQEQRVRAFRLTATRLEELGSAGASSFVRRQRLERECSDVIDELYAQLATDDPDRRRPSGGRSSGSRSSGGRTSSGRSSGGRTSSSRSAGSR from the coding sequence ATGACCGACCACCTGTGCGACCACCTGCTCTCCCGCGCTGCCGACCGCCCCGACGCGACGGCCCTGCGCGACCTGGCGACGGAGACCGCGCAGGAGTGGACCTACGCCGACCTCACCGCGCAGGTGGGGCAGGTGTGCCACGCGCTCATCGCCTGCGGGCTGCACCCCGGCGACGCCGTCGCGATCGTCTCCGACAACCGCGCCGAGTGGCTCATCGCCGAGCTGGGCATCCTCGCCGCGTCCGGCGTCGTGGTGCACCTCGGGCCCGCCACCCCGACCGAGGAGCTCGCGATCATCCTGCGGGAGACGGAGGCCCGGGTGGCCTTCGTCTCCGGGGGCGTGCTGGTGGACCAGCTGACCCGGGTGACGGGGCGGCTCCCCTCGCTGCGCGTGGTCATCAGCTTCGACGAGGGGCCCGGGGTCTCGCCGCTGCTGGACGACCAGGCGGTCCTGGCCATGGGCAGCGCGGTCGACGAGCTCGGCGTCGAGGTGGGCACCCACGGCACCTTCTCGTGGCCGCGGCTGCTCGCGGCGCCCTTCGACATCGCGACCGCGGCCGAGGCGCAGCGCCGCCGCGACGCCTGGGGCCCGGACGACATCGCCTTCATCGACTACACCGTGGGTGGCGCCGGGGAGCTGCGCGGCGTCGTGCTCACCCACCGGTCGACGCTGCTGACGGTCCGCGCCATCGCCGAGGCCTTCCGCGTCGAGGACCCGCTCCACGAGGTGGCGACGCTGCCGCTGCACCACGGGCTGCAGCACGGCAGCAGCGTCCTCGCGCTGATGTCCGGGGGGTCGGTGACCCTGGTCCGCGACCTCGAGACCGTGGGCACCGCGCTGCGCCAGGTGCGCCCGACCCTGCTGATGACGACGATGCCGGTGCTGCGCCGGCTGGTGGAGGAGGCGACCCGCCGGGCCGCCGCACACCTGCCCCTCGGGTCCTCGCTCGTCCCGTGGTGCTTGGACGCGGTGCGCCGCGACGGCCTCCGGGGCGCCCAGACCCGGTCGCCGTCCCCCGCCGACCGGGTACGGACCGCGGTGGCGCAGTCCGTGCTGGGCCGTCACGTCGCCGAGCACCTGGGCGGCCCCAAGGACGTCTTCGTCGTCGCGGGGACCGGCGCGCTCCCCGAGCTGCTCCACCTGCTCGAGCTCGCCGGCCTGCCCCCGCACCGCGGCTGGAGCACCCTGGAGAGCGGTGCCCTGGCGACGACCAACGCGCCGGGCGCCATACGGGCGGGGTCGGTGGGGCGCCCCCTCGGGAGCCTGGAGGTGGCCATCGACCCGGACGGGCAGGTGCTGCTGCGCGGGGCGGGGATCATGCGGGGCTACTTCGGGCTGCCCGCCGTGACCCAGCGCGTGCTCGCCGACGGCTGGCTGCACACCGGCCAGATCGGGCGCCTGGACGCCGACGGCTACCTGCACCTGACCAGCCGGCTCGACGACATGATCGTGACGGACTCGCTGCGCTACGTCGCGCCGCAGCTGGTCGAGTCCCGGTTGCGGGGCCTGCCGGTCGTCGCCGACGTGGTCGTCGTCGGCCACGGCCGCCCCTGCCTCGCGGCCATCGTCGAGCCCGACCTGGAGCTGGCCCGCCACATCCGGGTGGTCGGCGGGGACCCCTCGCCCGCGTCGCCCGAGGAGCTCGTCACCGACCCCCTGGTCGTGCGGGCGGTCGGCGACGCCGTGCGGCTCGCCAACTCGACGCTGTCCCAGGAGCAGCGGGTGCGGGCCTTCCGGCTGACCGCGACGCGGCTCGAGGAGCTCGGGTCCGCGGGCGCCTCGTCGTTCGTGCGCCGGCAGCGGCTGGAGCGGGAGTGCTCCGACGTCATCGATGAGCTGTACGCCCAGCTGGCGACCGACGACCCGGACCGTCGTCGGCCCTCGGGCGGTCGGTCCTCCGGCAGCAGGTCCTCGGGCGGTCGCACGTCGAGCGGTCGGTCCTCGGGAGGTCGCACGTCGAGCAGTCGCTCAGCGGGCAGTCGCTGA